From Acinonyx jubatus isolate Ajub_Pintada_27869175 chromosome B2, VMU_Ajub_asm_v1.0, whole genome shotgun sequence, a single genomic window includes:
- the FAM120B gene encoding constitutive coactivator of peroxisome proliferator-activated receptor gamma isoform X12: MGVRGLQGFVGSTCPHICTVVNFKELAEHHRSKHPGCTPTIVVDAMCCLRYWYTPESWICGGQWREYFSALRDFVKTFTAVGIRLIFFFDGTVEQDKRDEWVKRRLKNNREISRIFHYIKSHKEQPGRNMFFIPSGLAIFTRFALKSLGQETLCSLQEADYEVASYGLQNNCLGILGEDTDYLIYDTCPYFSISELCLDSLDTVMLCREKLCESLDISLADLPLLACLLGNDIIPEGMFESFRYKCLSSYTSVKENFDKKGNIILAVADHISKVLRLHQGEKKLEEMLPLGPNKALFYKGVASYLLPGQKSPWFFQKPKGLITLDKEVGSTSSAPESKQGVPMCTDPESKQGVPLCTDPDSKQGIPMCTDAESKQGVPMCTDPESKQGVPMWTNPESKQGVPVCTDPESKQGVPVSTDPDSKQAVPVCMDPGSKEGFLLCTHPESKQGVPMCTHPEFKQGDPVCTHPESTQGDPVCTYPESKQGVPMYAYSEYRQGVPMCTYSESKQGVPMYTHTEFKQKSPLGADPEFKLEAPVCTNPGMKQEDLVNMEPEIKQQVTMVSDPEILKVRKLQT, translated from the exons ATGGGTGTGAGAGGTTTGCAGGGATTCGTGGGCAGTACCTGCCCACATATATGTACAGTAGTGAATTTCAAAGAACTGGCGGAACACCACCGAAGCAAGCATCCTGGATGTACTCCTACCATTGTGGTTGATGCCATGTGTTGTCTCAGATACTGGTACACTCCTGAATCTTGGATCTGCGGTGGCCAGTGGCGGGAATACTTCTCTGCTTTGCGGGATTTTGTTAAGACTTTTACAGCTGTTGGCATCAGGTTGATATTCTTCTTTGATGGCACGGTGGAGCAGGATAAGAGAGATGAGTGGGTGAAACGAAGACTAAAGAACAACAGGGAGATCTCCAGGATTTTCCATTATATCAAGTCACATAAGGAGCAGCCTGGCAGAAACATGTTCTTCATCCCCTCAGGGCTGGCCATATTTACACGATTTGCTTTGAAGAGCCTGGGTCAGGAAACTCTGTGTTCGTTGCAAGAGGCCGACTATGAGGTGGCATCTTATGGCCTCCAGAATAACTGTCTTGGTATTCTTGGAGAAGACACCGACTACTTAATCTATGATACCTGTCCCTACTTTTCAATTAGTGAGCTCTGTCTGGACAGTCTCGATACTGTCATGCTCTGTAGAGAGAAGCTCTGTGAGAGTCTAGATATCAGCCTGGCAGACCTTCCTCTTCTGGCCTGCCTGCTTGGCAACGATATTATTCCAGAAGGCATGTTTGAAAGCTTTCGGTACAAGTGCTTGTCTTCCTATACCTCCGTAAAGGAGAACTTTGACAAAAAAGGGAACATCATCTTAGCTGTAGCAGACCATATATCTAAAGTTCTTCGCTTGCATCAAGGTGAAAAAAAGTTAGAAGAGATGTTACCTTTGGGACCAAACAAAGCTCTTTTTTATAAGGGTGTGGCATCATATCTTTTGCCAGGACAGAAATCTCCATGGTTTTTCCAAAAACCTAAGGGTTTAATAACTTTGGACAAGGAGGTGGGATCCACGAGTTCAGCCCCCGAATCCAAGCAAGGAGTTCCCATGTGTACCGACCCCGAATCCAAGCAAGGAGTTCCCCTGTGTACAGACCCTGATTCCAAGCAAGGAATTCCCATGTGTACCGACGCTGAATCCAAACAAGGAGTTCCCATGTGTACAGATCCTGAGTCCAAGCAAGGAGTTCCCATGTGGACAAATCCTGAATCCAAGCAAGGAGTTCCTGTGTGTACAGATCCTGAGTCCAAACAAGGAGTTCCTGTTTCTACAGACCCTGATTCCAAGCAAGCAGTTCCCGTGTGTATGGATCCTGGCTCCAAGGAAGGATTCCTCTTGTGTACACATCCTGAATCCAAGCAAGGAGTTCCCATGTGTACACATCCTGAATTCAAGCAAGGAGATCCTGTGTGTACACACCCTGAATCCACGCAAGGAGATCCTGTGTGTACATACCCTGAATCCAAGCAAGGGGTTCCCATGTATGCATACTCTGAATACAGGCAAGGAGTTCCCATGTGTACATACTCTGAATCCAAGCAAGGAGTTCCCATGTATACACACACTGAATTCAAGCAAAAATCACCTCTGGGTGCAGACCCTGAATTTAAGCTAGAAGCACCTGTATGTACAAACCCTGGAATGAAACAAGAAGACCTTGTGAATATGGAGCCTGAAATCAAACAACAAGTAACCATGGTTTCAGACCCTGAAATCTTAAAG GTGCGCAAGTTACAAACCTAG